In one Variovorax sp. V213 genomic region, the following are encoded:
- a CDS encoding glutamate cyclase domain-containing protein produces MNSTSTSANYWTQGLSSQQVETGNRIDRLMTLEIRPLSGGLPPGIVVPMYEVCRAHHEGPLSMAAAAALKEKVVPGSTVFIATGAGVSPKLPWGETDGPVGAAALAAALVKGLRAKVVFVTEEAHMAPIKAAVDLMNAKLAVWAEEKPGRDVRPITIESFPIGMNRGQTRSRALIETHRPSAVVFVERDGPNVEGQFHGVRGDCRDPLAVGYVYLLAYHAAEAGIVTIGIGDGGNEVGFGAVRESIRDVLPLRGRSLAGHESGVVTVVATDVTVSAAVSNWGACAVGAALAVLVGDEELLHDADTEHELIAVTVAAGARDGATSKQAMVVDGIAFDGHLAFVNLLSAVARMSIRTAATA; encoded by the coding sequence GTGAACAGCACCTCCACATCGGCGAACTACTGGACCCAGGGCTTGTCGTCGCAGCAGGTCGAGACGGGAAACCGAATCGACCGTCTGATGACGCTCGAAATTCGACCGCTCAGTGGGGGACTTCCCCCGGGGATCGTCGTGCCCATGTACGAGGTCTGCCGCGCGCACCACGAGGGCCCACTTTCGATGGCCGCTGCAGCTGCCCTCAAGGAGAAGGTTGTACCTGGCAGCACAGTCTTCATCGCTACAGGCGCAGGTGTGTCCCCGAAGCTCCCATGGGGCGAGACCGACGGTCCGGTCGGGGCTGCAGCACTCGCAGCCGCCCTGGTCAAAGGGCTGCGCGCGAAAGTCGTCTTCGTCACCGAGGAGGCGCACATGGCGCCCATCAAGGCCGCCGTCGATCTGATGAACGCCAAGCTCGCTGTCTGGGCCGAAGAGAAGCCGGGTCGCGATGTCCGGCCCATCACCATCGAGTCGTTCCCCATCGGAATGAATCGCGGGCAAACGCGCTCCCGGGCCCTGATCGAAACCCATCGCCCCAGCGCGGTGGTCTTTGTGGAACGCGACGGTCCCAACGTCGAGGGGCAATTTCACGGGGTTCGAGGTGACTGTCGAGACCCGCTGGCCGTTGGCTACGTCTATCTGCTGGCGTATCACGCTGCGGAAGCTGGAATCGTCACGATTGGCATCGGTGACGGCGGCAATGAGGTGGGATTCGGCGCGGTCCGGGAGTCCATCCGGGACGTCCTCCCGCTGCGTGGCCGCTCTTTGGCAGGGCACGAGTCCGGTGTGGTCACCGTGGTGGCCACCGATGTGACGGTGAGTGCCGCCGTGTCGAACTGGGGCGCGTGCGCCGTCGGGGCCGCACTCGCGGTGCTCGTCGGTGACGAGGAGCTGCTGCACGACGCCGATACAGAGCATGAACTGATAGCAGTGACTGTGGCCGCAGGTGCGCGCGACGGGGCTACTTCGAAGCAGGCCATGGTCGTTGACGGCATTGCGTTCGACGGCCACCTCGCCTTTGTCAATCTTCTGAGTGCCGTGGCGCGCATGTCCATTCGCACCGCTGCCACTGCGTAA